In one Serinus canaria isolate serCan28SL12 chromosome 2, serCan2020, whole genome shotgun sequence genomic region, the following are encoded:
- the AZIN1 gene encoding antizyme inhibitor 1 codes for MKGFLEDANYSIGLLDEGATLADVIDNCIYEHTHTGKKAFYVGDLGKLVRNNMQWQNVMAPIKPFYPVKCNSTPGVLEILGTLGVGFACSSKSEMALVQDLGISPENIIYTNPCKQASQIKYAAKAGINIMTCDNDIELKKISRNHPNAKLLLHIATEDITADEEMNMKFGTTLKNCRHLMECAKELGVQIVGVKFHVSGSCKDLQTYIHALSDARCVFDMAEEFGFKMNMLDIGGGFTGSELQLEEVNHVIRPLLDVYFPKESGVNVIAEPGCYYVSSAFTLAVNVIAKKTVEYDKLLPSGVEQTRNDDEPVFTYYINDGVYGSFASKLSEKLNTIPEVHKKYKEDEPLFASSLWGPSCDELDQIVENCLLPELSVGDWLIFDNMGSGTLGEQSTFNDYQRPLIYYMMSFSDWDEMQDAGIASDTLMKNFFFVPSCIQLSPEERFSTAA; via the exons ATGAAAGGATTTCTTGAGGATGCAAATTACTCCATTGGTCTGTTGGATGAAGGAGCAACTCTTGCAGATGTTATTGACAACTGTATTTATGAACATACTCAT actggaaaaaaggcattttatgTTGGAGATCTTGGAAAGCTTGTAAGGAATAACATGCAATGGCAGAATGTGATGGCACCAATAAAGCCATTTTATCCTGTAAAATGCAATTCTACTCCAGGTGTACTCGAAATTCTGGGAACCCTTGGTGTTGGTTTTGCATGTTCCAGTAAA tctgaaatGGCATTGGTACAAGACCTGGGCATTTCTCCTGAGAACATCATATACACAAACCCTTGCAAGCAAGCCTCTCAGATCAAGTATGCAGCAAAAGCTGGGATAAACATCATGACTTGTGACAATGATATTGAGCTGAAGAAAATTTCACGTAACCATCCAAATGCCAA GCTCTTACTGCACATTGCCACAGAAGACATTACTGCTGATGAGGAGATGAATATGAAGTTTGGCACCACCCTGAAGAACTGTAGGCACCTTATGGAATGTGCTAAGGAGCTGGGAGTCCAAATAGTTGGTGTCAA atttcatGTTTCAGGCTCTTGCAAGGATCTGCAAACATACATTCATGCTCTGTCTGATGCTCGGTGTGTGTTTGACATGGCT GAAGAATTTGGCTTTAAGATGAACATGTTGGATATTGGTGGGGGCTTCACAGGTTCAGAACTTCAGCTGGAAGAG GTTAATCATGTCATCAGGCCATTGCTGGATGTCTACTTTCCTAAGGAATCTGGTGTGAATGTGATTGCAGAGCCTGGATGTTATTACGTTTCATCTGCATTTACACTGGCAGTGAATGTCATTGCAAAGAAGACTGTTGAGTATGATAAACTTCTTCCTTCTGGAG TGGAGCAAACCAGGAATGATGATGAACCAGTATTTACATATTACATAAATGATGGTGTTTATGGTTCTTTTGCAAGTAAATTGTCTGAGAAACTGAATACTATCCCAGAGGTTCACAAG AAATACAAGGAAGATGAGCCTCTGTTTGCAAGCAGCCTTTGGGGTCCATCCTGTGATGAGCTTGATCAAATTGTGGAAAACTGTCTTCTTCCTGAGTTGAGCGTTGGAGATTGGCTGATCTTTGACAATATGGGCTCTGGTACCTTGGGTGAACAGTCTACCTTTAACGACTATCAGAGGCCACTGATTTACTACATGATGTCTTTCAGTGACTG GGATGAGATGCAAGATGCTGGAATTGCTTCAGACACATTGATGAAGAACTTCTTCTTTGTGCCTTCGTGCATTCAGCTGAGCCCGGAAGAACGCTTTTCCACTGCAGCTTAA